From a single Pempheris klunzingeri isolate RE-2024b chromosome 2, fPemKlu1.hap1, whole genome shotgun sequence genomic region:
- the LOC139214389 gene encoding bcl-2-like protein 1 has product MSYSNRELVEFFVSYKLSQRSHPSSLLRPEEDAGGGRTEGDKVSSAARNGLLVGSRDGGDQPGTSSSSAASPPAGIEAVKAALQDSADEFELLFRQAFSDLSSQLDITPDTAYHSFKSVMDEVFKDGVNWGRVVGLFAFGGVLCVECVEKDMSELVPRIADWMTTYLDEHLSPWIQSQGGWDCFAEIFGRGTAAEAKRFRDSLSRWLLVGVALLMGAVVGVFFAKRH; this is encoded by the exons ATGTCGTACAGCAACAGAGAGCTGGTGGAGTTCTTCGTAAGCTACAAACTGTCTCAGAGGAGCCACCCTTCGTCTCTGCTGAGGCCGGAGGAGGATGCCGGCGGTGGGAGGACCGAGGGAGACAAGGTCAGCTCGGCCGCCAGAAACGGCTTGCTGGTCGGCAGCAGGGACGGAGGTGACCAGCCGGGGACGTCGTCCTCATCGGCGGCGTCCCCGCCCGCCGGCATAGAGGCCGTAAAGGCGGCTCTTCAGGACTCGGCGGATGAGTTTGAGCTGCTCTTCAGGCAGGCGTTTAGTGACCTCTCCTCGCAGCTCGACATCACTCCCGACACAGCCTACCACAGCTTCAAGAGCGTGATGGACGAGGTGTTCAAGGACGGGGTCAACTGGGGACGTGTAGTGGGCCTGTTTGCTTTCGGAGGTGTGCTGTGCGTGGAGTGTGTTGAGAAGGACATGAGCGAGCTGGTTCCCCGCATCGCAGACTGGATGACCACGTACCTGGACGAGCACCTCAGCCCGTGGATCCAGAGCCAAGGGGGATGG GACTGCTTTGCTGAGATTTTTGGGCGAGGCACCGCTGCCGAGGCGAAGAGGTTTCGGGACTCTCTGAGTAGATGGCTGCTGGTCGGAGTGGCGCTGCTAATGGGAGCCGTGGTCGGCGTCTTTTTCGCTAAGAGACACTGA